A stretch of the Synechocystis sp. PCC 7338 genome encodes the following:
- the pyrE gene encoding orotate phosphoribosyltransferase, whose product MTDLTLAALKTAPLEQVRQYLLRLLAIHAYKEGDFILSSGQPSTYYINGKLVTLRAEGALAIGRLLLAELPAGIEAVAGLTLGADPIVSAVSTVSAYEEKPVAALIIRKEAKGHGTKAYIEGPELAPGTKVVVLEDVVTTGKSAMLAVERLRDAGYQVDTVIALVDRQQGGREFYQSQGLGFQALFTIPDIQGVYRQS is encoded by the coding sequence ATGACCGATCTGACCCTGGCCGCCCTTAAGACTGCTCCCCTGGAACAAGTACGTCAATATTTACTTCGTCTGTTGGCCATCCATGCCTATAAGGAAGGAGATTTTATTCTCTCCTCCGGTCAACCCAGCACCTATTACATCAACGGTAAATTAGTTACCCTACGGGCGGAAGGAGCCCTGGCGATCGGGCGATTACTGTTGGCAGAGCTACCGGCGGGCATCGAAGCAGTGGCAGGGTTAACCCTGGGGGCCGATCCCATTGTCAGCGCTGTTAGTACTGTGTCTGCCTACGAAGAAAAACCCGTAGCGGCCTTAATCATTCGCAAAGAAGCCAAGGGCCATGGCACCAAAGCTTACATTGAAGGGCCAGAGTTAGCTCCGGGAACTAAGGTGGTGGTGCTGGAAGATGTGGTCACCACTGGCAAGTCCGCCATGTTGGCAGTGGAAAGGTTACGGGATGCAGGTTACCAAGTGGACACAGTCATTGCCCTCGTCGATCGCCAACAGGGAGGAAGGGAATTTTACCAAAGCCAGGGCCTAGGCTTCCAAGCCCTATTCACCATCCCTGATATCCAAGGGGTTTATCGCCAAAGCTAG
- the yvcK gene encoding gluconeogenesis factor YvcK family protein, translated as MSHSRFKSAKSAMRKFKTEQRKLGDRVSQRTPPRVNRWFKWMAPGLFVKRWMVISAVGLTLIFLGLAIWIKLTPIFRITEFVSSTLGFLTNLLPNYVSGPLILALGLFFVFWGQSRTVGSISEVLQPDNDQELVDVLLAHRRLNKGAKIAVVGGGTGLSTLLRGLKHYSANITAIVTVADDGGSSGRLRREMGMLPPGDIRNCIGALADEEKLLTELFQYRFKAGDGLSGHSFGNLFLTAMAEITGDLEMAAIACSKVLAVRGKVLPATLDDVRLWAEMEDGRYVEGESNIPEAQGKIRRIGCVPASPKALPAALKAIKAADYIIIGPGSLYTSILPNLLIPEIQTAIAKAQVPRIYICNVMTQPGETDNYTVSDHLTAIDQVCAEKLYDAVLVQRNPPSAPVLEKYAAENSHPVYLDREAVIQKGCRIVLANVMQEDEKSHQVRHDPQRLARVLMRWYGGQ; from the coding sequence ATGAGCCATAGCCGCTTTAAGTCCGCTAAGTCTGCCATGCGCAAGTTCAAGACCGAACAACGGAAGTTGGGCGATCGGGTTTCCCAGCGCACTCCCCCCAGGGTGAATCGTTGGTTCAAATGGATGGCTCCGGGGCTATTTGTCAAACGTTGGATGGTAATCAGTGCCGTGGGTCTGACTTTGATATTTTTGGGCTTAGCCATCTGGATCAAGTTAACGCCGATTTTTCGCATTACGGAATTTGTTTCCAGTACCCTCGGATTTTTAACCAATCTTCTGCCCAACTACGTTTCCGGTCCCCTGATTTTGGCCCTGGGGCTTTTTTTTGTGTTTTGGGGCCAAAGTCGCACCGTTGGTTCCATTTCCGAGGTCTTACAACCGGACAATGACCAGGAATTGGTGGATGTACTCTTGGCCCACCGTCGTCTCAACAAAGGGGCCAAAATTGCGGTGGTGGGGGGCGGCACTGGCCTATCCACCCTTTTGCGGGGCCTGAAGCACTACAGCGCCAATATCACGGCCATTGTCACCGTGGCGGATGATGGCGGCTCGTCGGGGCGTTTACGGCGGGAAATGGGCATGTTACCCCCGGGGGATATCCGCAATTGTATTGGGGCTCTGGCGGACGAAGAAAAGTTATTAACGGAGTTGTTTCAATACCGTTTTAAGGCGGGGGATGGGCTGTCGGGGCACAGCTTTGGTAATTTGTTCCTCACTGCCATGGCGGAAATTACCGGGGATTTGGAAATGGCGGCGATCGCCTGCTCGAAGGTGTTAGCGGTGCGGGGGAAGGTGTTACCAGCTACCCTGGATGATGTCAGATTATGGGCGGAGATGGAAGATGGGCGCTATGTGGAAGGGGAATCAAATATTCCTGAAGCCCAGGGCAAAATTCGGCGCATCGGTTGTGTACCGGCATCCCCCAAGGCCCTACCGGCGGCCCTCAAGGCCATTAAAGCGGCCGACTACATCATCATTGGCCCAGGCAGTTTATACACCAGCATTTTGCCCAATTTACTCATTCCCGAAATTCAAACGGCGATCGCCAAGGCCCAGGTGCCCCGCATCTACATTTGCAATGTGATGACCCAACCGGGGGAAACGGATAATTACACGGTCTCGGATCATTTAACGGCGATCGATCAGGTCTGTGCGGAAAAGCTCTACGATGCAGTACTGGTGCAAAGAAATCCCCCTTCTGCCCCCGTGTTGGAGAAATACGCCGCCGAAAACTCCCATCCTGTTTACCTAGACCGGGAAGCGGTGATCCAAAAGGGTTGCCGCATTGTGCTAGCCAATGTGATGCAGGAAGACGAAAAAAGCCATCAGGTGCGCCACGACCCCCAAAGGTTAGCAAGGGTGTTAATGCGGTGGTATGGGGGGCAGTAG
- a CDS encoding 2-isopropylmalate synthase, which produces MTSPADRILIFDTTLRDGEQSPGATLTVEEKLSIARALSRLGVDIIEAGFPFASPGDFEAVQKIAQTVGTENGPVICGLARATRKDIKAAAEALKPAAKHRIHTFLATSDIHLEHKLKKTRAEVLAIVPEMVSYAKSLVDDIEFSPEDAGRSDPEFLYQVLEVAIAAGATTINIPDTVGYTTPAEYGALIKGIADRVPNIDQAIISVHGHNDLGLAVANFLEAVKNGARQLECTINGIGERAGNAALEELVMALHVRRSYFNPFLGRPADSTEPLTNIDTKHIYATSRLVSELTGMMVQPNKAIVGANAFAHESGIHQDGVLKNKLTYEIMDAESIGLTNNQIVLGKLSGRNAFGTRLKELGFDLSETELNNAFIRFKEVADKRKEITDWDLEAIVNDEIRQPPELFRLERVQVSCGEPSVPTATLTLRTPVGGEETTVAIGTGPVDAVYKAINQIVQLPNELLEYSVTSVTEGIDALGKVSVRLRHNGVIYTGYAANTDIIVASARAYLGALNRLYAALENQKSQGHPPVVASL; this is translated from the coding sequence ATGACTAGTCCGGCTGATCGTATTTTGATTTTCGACACCACGCTTCGGGATGGGGAACAGTCCCCCGGAGCTACCCTGACCGTGGAAGAAAAACTATCGATCGCCAGGGCCCTATCCCGTCTGGGAGTGGACATCATTGAAGCCGGTTTTCCCTTTGCTAGCCCAGGGGATTTTGAGGCGGTGCAGAAAATTGCTCAAACAGTGGGCACAGAAAACGGCCCAGTAATTTGTGGTTTAGCCCGGGCCACAAGGAAAGATATTAAAGCGGCGGCGGAAGCATTGAAACCGGCGGCCAAGCATCGCATCCATACTTTTTTGGCCACTTCTGACATTCACCTGGAGCATAAGTTAAAGAAAACTAGGGCCGAAGTATTGGCGATCGTGCCGGAAATGGTGAGTTATGCCAAATCCTTGGTGGATGACATTGAATTTTCCCCCGAGGACGCTGGGCGCAGTGACCCAGAATTTTTATATCAAGTGTTGGAAGTGGCGATCGCCGCCGGGGCCACCACCATTAACATCCCCGATACGGTGGGCTACACTACCCCGGCCGAATATGGCGCTCTGATCAAGGGCATTGCCGATCGCGTGCCTAACATTGACCAAGCAATTATTTCCGTCCATGGCCACAATGACCTGGGCTTAGCGGTGGCCAACTTCCTGGAAGCAGTGAAAAATGGAGCCCGCCAACTGGAATGCACCATCAACGGCATCGGTGAACGGGCCGGCAATGCGGCCTTAGAAGAATTGGTCATGGCTTTGCATGTGCGGCGCAGTTACTTCAATCCTTTTTTGGGGCGGCCAGCGGATTCCACCGAGCCCCTCACCAACATTGACACTAAACATATCTATGCCACTTCCCGTTTAGTGTCGGAGCTAACCGGCATGATGGTGCAACCCAACAAGGCCATTGTCGGGGCCAACGCCTTTGCCCATGAGTCGGGCATTCACCAGGATGGGGTGCTAAAAAATAAGCTCACTTACGAAATCATGGATGCGGAATCCATCGGTTTAACCAATAACCAGATCGTCTTAGGGAAGTTATCCGGTCGGAACGCCTTTGGCACCCGCTTGAAGGAATTGGGTTTTGACCTGAGCGAAACGGAATTGAATAATGCTTTTATTCGTTTTAAGGAAGTGGCGGATAAGCGCAAGGAAATTACCGATTGGGATTTGGAAGCCATTGTTAACGACGAAATTCGTCAACCCCCCGAACTATTTCGTTTGGAGCGGGTGCAGGTTTCCTGTGGCGAGCCTTCCGTTCCCACCGCTACTCTGACCCTCCGTACCCCCGTCGGCGGAGAGGAAACCACTGTGGCGATCGGTACGGGCCCCGTGGACGCAGTGTACAAAGCCATTAATCAGATCGTGCAACTCCCCAATGAGTTATTGGAATATTCCGTCACCTCCGTCACCGAAGGCATTGATGCGTTGGGCAAAGTGAGTGTGCGCCTACGGCACAATGGGGTAATTTACACTGGCTATGCGGCCAACACCGACATCATTGTTGCTTCCGCCCGGGCCTATCTGGGGGCATTGAACCGTCTCTATGCGGCCCTAGAAAACCAGAAATCCCAGGGCCATCCCCCGGTGGTGGCTTCTCTGTAA
- a CDS encoding EAL domain-containing protein, translating into MGTDLECEQQREIDQLKKQLEVAEATTARLAQELAQHHQRGLSSSQNNTSSLQTALARLGQWGLLSHDLYAFFDQATKLIRTVLNVDYCGIWELLPNRSALLLCAGQGWEQSLVGNYTIDASDRSYAGYTIRHNGDRQVEDYEPVIVLDLRLSTKFRASPLLHNLGIISGANVIVAGPKTAFGVLGIYSLTIREFTDEEVDFLTVASHILAATIDRQEYEERLLLLEQAIDASSNGILITDALDAGNAVVYANHGFETITGFSREEVMGQNCRFLLNEDRQGEQGKQLAILRSAIAHGQKCEVVLKNYRKDGVPFWNHLYLSPIYNQHNFLVNFIGIQTDVTKQKLTEQQLRTSQEFFSRMIVTITDGLLIVDQEGIIQFVNPAAKQMFKRRESELLQQPFGIPFVADQVTEITLTPLGGDLVVAEMRVSPIHWQKGKASLVSLRDITEQHQARLALAESEKKYRHIVELTSEGIWILDQDQQTTFANRQLADMLGYSVEEILEKNITSFVLAIHHLPESENSHQETLQSFPRCMLPNHYEVYDVQLQRRDGSVLWGLVSRSAWYNQWGNYQGELAMLTDITKRKSAEQALAASEQRLEGILGSIQDVVWSADAASFATLYLNPTTAMVYGQALEVCYQSQNFWFEQVHPGDRLLLEYHLQLLMEKDQTEVEYRIVQPGGKERWLFRRSQLVRDAQHQPLRIDSIDSDITERKSAVEKLHYNANHDSLTNLPNRLMFLDRLGHALQRNLRRQDLRFAVLFLDLDGFKIINDSLGHACGDLLLQGIAHRLCQCLRPEDTLARLGGDEFTMLIENITCPEDVIAVAQRIHRELQKPFNLDGQEIFTNTSIGIALNHPEYGHPQDILRDADTAMYRAKAAGKGRYAIFNQTMHHHAVQRLQRENDLRRAIARHELQLYYQPIVCLKTGQLQGVEALVRWHHPQEGLLLPAEFMAIAEETGLIVPMGDWILWEASRQLLQIKEKFPHIPRLQVSVNVSGRQLRDQRLIQTVDKILAITSLVPQDLKLEITESLLIDNLDLATDVLTNLRQRDIQISLDDFGTGYSSLSYLHRFPINTIKVDRSFVNTMEPNNQNTAIVHTIVTLAHTLGLDVIAEGIETERHLTQLHWLGCDAGQGYYFAHPIPSEDLLDFLAIQMPRWLVPAVTELRTKPA; encoded by the coding sequence ATGGGTACTGATTTAGAGTGCGAACAACAACGGGAAATTGACCAGCTCAAAAAACAATTGGAGGTGGCGGAGGCCACCACAGCAAGGTTAGCCCAAGAACTGGCCCAGCATCACCAACGGGGTTTGTCTTCTTCACAAAATAATACATCAAGTCTGCAGACAGCCCTTGCTCGCTTGGGACAGTGGGGCTTGCTGAGCCATGATTTATATGCATTTTTTGATCAAGCTACCAAGTTAATTCGCACTGTTTTAAATGTGGATTACTGCGGCATCTGGGAACTTTTACCCAACCGTTCTGCCCTACTGCTCTGTGCTGGGCAAGGCTGGGAACAATCCTTAGTCGGGAACTACACCATTGATGCCAGCGACCGTTCCTACGCCGGTTATACCATCCGCCATAATGGCGATCGCCAGGTGGAGGACTACGAGCCAGTGATTGTGCTGGATCTGAGGTTGAGTACTAAATTTCGGGCCTCCCCCTTATTGCATAACCTGGGCATTATCAGCGGGGCAAATGTGATTGTGGCGGGGCCAAAAACAGCTTTTGGAGTTTTGGGCATTTATAGTCTCACTATCCGTGAATTTACTGACGAAGAAGTTGATTTCCTCACGGTGGCTAGCCATATCCTTGCCGCCACCATTGACCGCCAAGAATACGAAGAGAGATTACTGTTACTGGAGCAGGCGATCGACGCTAGTTCCAATGGTATTTTGATCACCGATGCCCTCGATGCAGGCAATGCCGTAGTTTACGCCAACCATGGTTTTGAAACCATTACTGGTTTTAGCCGTGAAGAAGTGATGGGGCAAAACTGCCGTTTTCTGCTCAACGAAGACCGCCAAGGGGAACAGGGCAAACAGTTAGCCATACTCCGCTCGGCGATCGCCCATGGCCAAAAATGCGAAGTGGTGCTGAAAAATTACCGTAAAGACGGCGTCCCTTTTTGGAATCATTTATATCTGTCCCCCATCTATAACCAGCACAATTTTTTAGTCAACTTCATCGGCATCCAAACCGATGTCACTAAACAGAAGCTAACAGAACAACAACTACGAACCAGCCAAGAATTTTTCAGCAGGATGATCGTCACCATCACCGATGGGCTATTAATTGTCGATCAAGAGGGCATTATTCAATTTGTTAACCCCGCCGCCAAGCAGATGTTTAAACGGCGGGAAAGCGAACTACTGCAGCAACCCTTTGGCATTCCCTTTGTGGCGGATCAGGTGACCGAAATTACCCTCACGCCCCTCGGCGGAGATCTAGTGGTGGCGGAAATGCGGGTGTCTCCCATTCATTGGCAAAAGGGTAAAGCCTCTTTGGTTTCCCTACGGGACATCACTGAACAACATCAAGCCCGCCTGGCCCTGGCGGAAAGTGAGAAAAAATACCGCCATATTGTGGAGTTAACCTCCGAAGGAATTTGGATTTTAGACCAAGACCAACAAACTACCTTTGCCAACCGGCAATTGGCGGATATGTTGGGCTATTCGGTAGAGGAAATTTTAGAAAAAAATATTACGTCCTTTGTTCTTGCCATTCACCATTTGCCGGAGTCGGAAAATAGTCACCAAGAGACTTTGCAATCTTTCCCCCGTTGTATGTTGCCCAACCATTATGAGGTTTACGACGTACAACTCCAACGGCGAGACGGTAGTGTGCTCTGGGGTTTGGTGTCCCGCAGTGCGTGGTATAACCAATGGGGTAATTACCAGGGGGAGCTGGCCATGCTAACGGACATCACCAAACGGAAATCCGCCGAGCAGGCCCTGGCCGCCAGTGAGCAACGCCTAGAGGGGATTTTAGGCTCCATCCAAGATGTGGTTTGGTCCGCTGACGCCGCTAGTTTTGCCACCCTTTACCTTAACCCCACCACGGCCATGGTCTATGGCCAAGCCCTGGAGGTGTGTTACCAGAGCCAAAATTTTTGGTTTGAACAGGTCCACCCTGGCGATCGCCTTTTGCTGGAATATCATCTGCAATTGTTGATGGAAAAGGACCAGACGGAGGTGGAGTATCGCATTGTGCAACCAGGGGGTAAGGAGCGGTGGTTATTTCGCCGTAGTCAATTGGTGCGGGATGCCCAGCATCAACCCCTGCGTATCGACAGCATTGACAGTGACATCACCGAGCGTAAATCGGCGGTGGAAAAACTCCACTACAATGCCAACCATGATTCCCTAACCAATTTGCCCAATCGGTTAATGTTCCTCGATCGCCTGGGCCATGCTCTGCAAAGAAATTTACGTCGCCAGGATTTAAGGTTTGCGGTGCTATTTCTGGATTTAGATGGTTTTAAAATTATCAACGACAGTTTGGGGCACGCCTGTGGGGATTTACTGCTCCAGGGCATTGCCCATCGCCTGTGCCAATGTCTACGGCCGGAGGATACCTTGGCCCGGTTAGGGGGAGATGAATTCACCATGTTGATTGAAAACATCACCTGTCCGGAAGATGTGATCGCCGTGGCCCAAAGAATTCACCGGGAATTACAAAAGCCATTTAACTTGGACGGCCAGGAAATTTTTACCAACACCAGCATTGGTATTGCCCTCAACCACCCCGAATATGGCCATCCCCAAGATATTTTGCGGGACGCAGACACCGCCATGTATCGAGCTAAGGCCGCAGGTAAGGGTCGCTATGCTATTTTTAACCAGACCATGCACCACCATGCCGTGCAGAGGCTCCAGCGAGAGAATGACCTACGGCGGGCCATTGCTCGCCACGAGTTGCAGTTATATTATCAGCCGATTGTCTGCCTCAAAACTGGACAGTTACAGGGAGTGGAGGCCCTAGTGCGTTGGCATCATCCGCAAGAGGGTCTGCTCCTACCCGCAGAATTTATGGCGATCGCCGAAGAAACTGGCTTGATTGTACCCATGGGGGATTGGATTCTCTGGGAAGCAAGCCGACAATTACTGCAAATTAAGGAAAAATTTCCCCACATTCCCCGGCTCCAAGTAAGTGTTAATGTTTCCGGCCGCCAATTGCGGGACCAACGGCTGATACAAACGGTGGATAAAATTCTGGCCATCACCAGCTTGGTACCCCAGGATCTCAAACTGGAAATCACCGAGAGCTTATTGATTGATAACTTAGACCTGGCCACCGATGTGTTGACCAATCTACGCCAGAGAGATATCCAAATTTCCCTCGATGATTTTGGCACCGGCTATTCTTCCCTCAGTTATCTGCACCGCTTTCCCATCAACACCATTAAAGTGGACCGTTCCTTTGTGAACACCATGGAGCCCAACAACCAAAACACTGCCATTGTCCACACCATTGTGACCCTGGCCCACACTCTCGGATTGGACGTGATTGCCGAAGGCATTGAAACTGAGCGGCATCTAACCCAACTCCATTGGCTGGGATGCGATGCAGGACAAGGATATTATTTTGCCCATCCCATCCCCTCAGAGGATTTGCTAGATTTTTTGGCGATCCAAATGCCCCGTTGGCTTGTGCCTGCTGTGACTGAATTACGAACTAAGCCAGCTTAG
- a CDS encoding type II toxin-antitoxin system VapC family toxin, protein MILLDTHTWLWLLHDPNQLSTPAQGIITESENNNGILISSISVWEIATKQSLNKLQLPLPIHEWFELAQQQPGTVIEPLSPSDAIDSVNLPGNFHKDPADRILVAIARRYEIPLITCDQKILSYSHVKTIW, encoded by the coding sequence ATGATTCTCCTTGATACCCATACTTGGCTGTGGTTACTTCACGATCCTAATCAATTATCCACCCCAGCCCAGGGCATTATTACCGAATCTGAAAACAACAATGGCATTCTTATTTCCAGTATTTCAGTCTGGGAAATTGCCACTAAACAAAGCCTCAATAAACTGCAACTTCCTCTACCCATTCACGAATGGTTTGAATTAGCCCAACAACAACCTGGCACAGTCATTGAACCTCTTTCTCCTTCCGACGCAATTGATAGTGTTAATCTGCCTGGAAACTTTCATAAAGATCCGGCCGATAGAATCTTAGTGGCGATCGCCCGACGGTATGAAATCCCATTGATTACCTGTGACCAAAAAATCTTGAGCTATTCCCATGTCAAAACTATTTGGTAA
- a CDS encoding NCS2 family permease — MNTLAIAPRWFVKQDIDGFFGLAVNNLVQILVIVGLTQSVLQFPPTLIYGRILPSIAISLIVGNFYYSWLAYHQGKREGRDDITALPYGINTVSLFAYVFLVMLPVRLLAIGAGASSEAAAELAWQAGLVACFGSGLIELAGAWGADWLRRYTPRAALLSTLAGIALTFIALGFFLRTYAHPLVGILPLGVILLSYFGKVTFRLPGLKLAIPGGLMAIVLGTILAWVTGLVTWDAQQVETAIAPLGIYLPSLDLASLWQAKGVLVSYFSIILPMGLFNLVGSLQNLESAAAAGDDYPTAPCLAVNGLGTIVAALFGSCFPTTIYIGHPGCKDMGARIGYSWLNGLVMAILCLTGSLSLLVYLIPIDSAMAIVLWIGIIIVSQSFSATPVNHYPAVVVGLLPGIAAWGALVAKNSLRVAGLGTPDNPITPELVPAFQQADLFITGAFALEQGVIFSAMILAAMTVYIIEQKFGLAALWAIAAGVLSWLGLMHSYRWTGADTVMALGWGAGASWAVSYFLLALLLVYVQWTNPKGQD, encoded by the coding sequence ATGAATACTTTGGCGATCGCCCCCCGTTGGTTTGTCAAACAGGACATTGATGGCTTTTTTGGCCTGGCGGTGAACAACTTGGTGCAGATCCTGGTGATTGTGGGATTAACTCAATCGGTGTTGCAGTTTCCCCCCACTCTGATCTACGGACGTATTTTGCCTAGCATTGCCATTAGCTTAATTGTCGGCAACTTTTATTACAGTTGGCTGGCCTATCACCAAGGAAAACGGGAAGGACGGGATGACATCACCGCTTTGCCCTACGGCATTAACACCGTCAGTTTGTTTGCCTATGTTTTTCTGGTTATGTTGCCGGTGCGATTATTGGCGATCGGGGCAGGGGCTAGTAGCGAAGCGGCGGCGGAGTTGGCTTGGCAGGCAGGTTTAGTGGCCTGTTTCGGCTCCGGTCTGATCGAATTGGCGGGAGCTTGGGGAGCGGATTGGTTACGGCGCTATACCCCCAGGGCCGCTCTACTTTCCACCCTAGCGGGCATTGCTTTGACCTTCATTGCCCTTGGTTTTTTCCTCCGCACCTACGCCCATCCCTTAGTGGGCATTTTGCCCTTGGGGGTCATTCTGCTCAGCTATTTCGGCAAGGTTACTTTCCGGTTACCGGGACTAAAATTGGCTATTCCCGGCGGATTGATGGCCATTGTGCTGGGGACCATTCTGGCCTGGGTAACAGGATTAGTCACTTGGGATGCTCAACAAGTAGAAACGGCGATCGCCCCCTTGGGAATTTATCTACCCAGCCTGGATCTAGCCAGCCTCTGGCAGGCGAAGGGAGTATTGGTCAGTTATTTCAGCATCATTCTGCCCATGGGACTGTTTAATTTGGTGGGCAGTTTACAAAACCTGGAAAGTGCGGCGGCGGCGGGGGACGATTATCCCACAGCACCTTGCTTAGCAGTGAATGGTCTGGGCACCATTGTGGCGGCCCTATTTGGCTCCTGTTTTCCCACCACCATTTACATTGGCCATCCTGGTTGCAAAGATATGGGCGCAAGGATTGGTTACTCCTGGCTCAACGGTTTGGTAATGGCGATTTTATGTCTCACTGGCAGCCTTAGTTTATTGGTTTATCTCATTCCCATCGATAGTGCCATGGCGATCGTGCTCTGGATTGGCATTATCATTGTCAGCCAGAGTTTCAGTGCTACCCCTGTCAATCATTACCCCGCTGTAGTGGTCGGCCTATTACCGGGCATTGCCGCTTGGGGTGCCTTAGTGGCCAAAAATTCCCTCCGGGTCGCAGGTCTAGGCACTCCGGATAATCCCATTACTCCCGAGTTAGTACCCGCTTTTCAACAGGCAGATTTGTTTATTACCGGAGCCTTTGCTTTGGAACAGGGAGTAATTTTCTCGGCCATGATCCTCGCTGCTATGACCGTTTACATCATTGAACAGAAATTTGGCCTAGCTGCCCTCTGGGCGATCGCCGCTGGGGTCCTATCCTGGTTGGGATTAATGCATAGTTACCGTTGGACTGGGGCCGACACAGTCATGGCCCTGGGTTGGGGCGCTGGAGCCAGTTGGGCAGTGAGCTACTTTTTGCTCGCTCTCTTATTGGTTTATGTGCAATGGACTAACCCTAAAGGGCAAGATTGA